The following proteins are co-located in the Canis aureus isolate CA01 chromosome X, VMU_Caureus_v.1.0, whole genome shotgun sequence genome:
- the MAP7D3 gene encoding MAP7 domain-containing protein 3 isoform X6, whose product MAERAGGSTSLRGLRERMVAAAHALAEERRNQSGLCSLPSQSSNIRSTFRPVIDGSVLKNDVKQRLAKERREEKKRQQEANKETQILEKERKTRIQYERQMEEKQRKLKEQKEKDEQRRISAEEKRKQKLQEERERFKAVLYRTLERSSRVDCHQKRWSWEGSTAVNSETKTVNKDSVSTEKLEQRASGLHKQMSLSSAGLQNSIAKKKTEKKRSSSLTRRSGKLQASAETDHVEEKPGARPPYTSLRESNLITRLLVPTKASIARSKSAASLSVPGKDTPGTRSTLVQNINVPLCSQSSDELKSNVVLHKSSVVVPSEVVPPQEKEAALCEVSAESSPKPKVEAAPEAKAEVAPQAKAEVAPNVNVEGAATVSVEAAPEVNVKAAPAPKVNIEATSKVNMEGSPKGSMEASCETEVEALLESMETSPEVSVDMSPEVSVDPSPTVSVDPSPSVSVDVSPEVSVDPSPEVSVDSSPEVSMDASPDVSMEASSEASVEASPKTSVGVSPEASVEASPEASVEASPEASVEASPEASVKVFPKESAEASPKASPEKSEMDKQASNPTAKKRPSSHIPCYKWPSSPASTWRPPSPISANRQLQKNRPPSPSPVMSKLSHSSLSCKIIPVQRSLFAQNALGTLGKKREGMPKPSNNSEAVSHKQMVYEESGNKSTPGTMNAEEATKILAEKRRLAREQREKEERQQKEMEQSKLKDMAEKAIEGQQEEFLKLEDGQQQKEIKKKEYPDPEDRKVLLQKGDAKIKAQEEADKRKKEQERIMLQNLQERLERKKRIEEIMKRTRKTDSNTSKAAETFVDNTYEEDEADDEDESESDDGSSDDPHPSAFINGMDSSTKLKTHFKNMKKNTPKLVFLDATSGQVHRETKTFFNDDMKTFRQKSAKDPLAQAKGTRSSTKRMTSRAAKTRKICKLRTAQKRIDHLLWISTSSPISPSLSASNLNLAKKMIIKKRENIRQTP is encoded by the exons ATGGCGGAGCGCGCCGGCGGCAGCACATCCCTCAGGGGGCTGCGCGAACGGATGG TTGCTGCAGCTCATGCCCTTGCCGAAGAAAGACGGAATCAGAGTGGTCTCTGCTCTCTTCCATCACAGTCCTCAAATATAAGATCAACATTTAGACCAG tcatCGATGGATCCGTACTTAAAAATGATGTGAAGCAGAGATTGGCGAAGGAGcgcagagaagaaaagaagagacaacAAGAAG ccAACAAAGAAACCCAGATccttgagaaggaaagaaagacaaggatCCAATATGAGAGGCAAATGGAGGAGAAACAACGAAAgctgaaagaacaaaaagaaaaggatgagcaACGGAGAATATCTgctgaagaaaaaaggaagcaaaaactaCAGGAGGAAAGG gagaGGTTCAAAGCTGTTCTCTATCGAACATTGGAACGGAGCAGCCGTGTCGATTGTCATCAAAAAAGATGGTCTTGGGAGGGCTCTACAGCCGTGAACTCTGAGACTAAAACTG ttaataaagattctgtATCAACTGAAAAACTTGAGCAGAGGGCTTCTGGTTTACACAAACAAATGTCTTTGTCATCTGCAGGTCTTCAGAACTCTATCGCCAAGA aaaaaacagaaaagaagagaagctCGTCTTTGACTAGAAGATCTGGCAAACTGCAGGCATCTGCGGAAACTGACCACGTAGAAGAAAAACCAGGTG CTCGTCCCCCGTATACCAGTCTTCGGGAGAGTAATTTAATCACTCGCCTCCTCGTTCCTACAAAAGCATCAATAGCCAGGAGCAAAAGTGCTGCTTCTTTATCAGTCCCTGGGAAAGATACTCCAG GCACCCGCAGTACTTTAGTCCAGAATATAAACGTGCCATTGTGTAGCCAGAGCAGTGACGAATTGAAGAGTAACGTAGTGCTTCACAAGTCATCAGTAGTAGTGCCTTCCGAGGTAGTGCCTCCCCaggaaaaagaagcagcactCTGTGAGGTGAGTGCAGAATCATCACCCAAGCCAAAAGTGGAAGCTGCCCCCGAGGCAAAGGCAGAAGTTGCCCCCCAGGCAAAGGCAGAAGTGGCCCCCAATGTGAACGTGGAAGGGGCCGCCACAGTGAGTGTGGAAGCAGCCCCTGAGGTGAATGTGAAAGCAGCTCCCGCTCCCAAGGTGAATATAGAAGCAACCTCCAAGGTGAACATGGAAGGGTCCCCTAAAGGGAGCATGGAAGCATCATGTGAAACAGAAGTGGAAGCACTCCTTGAGAGCATGGAAACATCACCTGAAGTGAGTGTGGACATGTCCCCCGAGGTGAGCGTGGACCCATCCCCCACGGTGAGTGTAGACCCGTCCCCTTCGGTGAGCGTGGACGTGTCCCCTGAGGTGAGCGTGGACCCGTCCCCCGAGGTGAGCGTGGATTCATCTCCCGAGGTGAGCATGGATGCATCCCCTGATGTAAGCATGGAAGCATCATCTGAGGCAAGTGTGGAGGCATCTCCCAAGACTAGTGTGGGAGTGTCCCCCGAGGCCAGTGTGGAAGCGTCACCTGAGGCCAGTGTGGAAGCGTCACCTGAGGCCAGTGTGGAAGCGTCACCTGAGGCTAGTGTGAAAGTATTCCCCAAAGAGAGTGCGGAAGCATCCCCCAAGGCATCCCCTGAG AAATCAGAAATGGACAAACAGGCCTCAAATCCTACTGCCAAAAAGCGCCCATCATCACACATACCATGTTATAAATGGCCATCTTCTCCTGCAAGTACATGGCGTCCACCTTCTCCTATCAGTGCAAA CAGGCAATTGCAAAAGAATCGCCCCCCATCACCTTCACCCGTCATGTCAAAACTGTCacattcttctctttcctgtAAAATAATTCCTGTTCAGCGTAGCCTATTTGCGCAAAATGCATTAGGTACtcttggaaagaaaagagaaggaatgcCTAAACCTTCTAACAACTCTGAGGCTGTGAGCCACAAGCAGATGGTCTATGAAG AGTCTGGTAATAAAAGCACACCAGGGACTATGAATGCTGAGGAGGCAACAAAAATTTTGGCAGAAAAACGACGCCTTGCTCGTgaacaaagagagaaggaagaaaggcaacaaaaggaaatggaGCAAAG CAAATTGAAGGACATGGCAGAGAAAGCAATTGAAGGCCAACAAGAAGAGTTCTTAAAACTGGAAGATGGGCAAcagcagaaggaaataaagaaaaaagaatatccagATCCAGAAGACCGGAAAGTGCTGCTACAG AAAGGGGACGCCAAGATAAAAGCTCAGGAGGAGGCTGACAAACGCaagaaggagcaggagagaatTATGTTACAGAATTTGCAAGAgcgattagaaaggaagaag AGAATTGAGGAAATAATGAAGCGGACGAGGAAGACAGATTCAAATACATCAAAG GCTGCAGAAACATTTGTTGACAACACATACGAGGAGGACGAGGCGGATGATGAGGATGAGTCGGAAAGTGACGATGGTTCTTCTGATGACCCGCATCCATCAG CCTTTATAAATGGCATGGATTCATCCACAAAactcaaaacacattttaaaaacatgaagaagAACACTCCCAAGCTGGTGTTTTTAGATGCCACTTCTGGCCAAGTCCATAGAgagacaaaaacattttttaatgacgACATGAAAACCTTCAGACAAAAAAGTGCGAAAGACCCTTTGGCTCAGGCGAAGGGTACCAG ATCGTCCACCAAAAGAATGACCAGCCGTGCAGCAAAAACCAGAAAG ATATGTAAACTTCGCACAGCCCAGAAGAGAATTGATCATCTGCTGTGGATCTCCACTTCTAGTCCCATCTCCCCTAGTCTTTCTGCCTCTAATTTGAACCTGGCCAAGAAAATGATCatcaaaaaaagggaaaacatcaGACAGACACCTTAA
- the MAP7D3 gene encoding MAP7 domain-containing protein 3 isoform X3, producing the protein MAERAGGSTSLRGLRERMVAAAHALAEERRNQSGLCSLPSQSSNIRSTFRPVIDGSVLKNDVKQRLAKERREEKKRQQEANKETQILEKERKTRIQYERQMEEKQRKLKEQKEKDEQRRISAEEKRKQKLQEERERFKAVLYRTLERSSRVDCHQKRWSWEGSTAVNSETKTVNKDSVSTEKLEQRASGLHKQMSLSSAGLQNSIAKKKTEKKRSSSLTRRSGKLQASAETDHVEEKPGARPPYTSLRESNLITRLLVPTKASIARSKSAASLSVPGKDTPGTRSTLVQNINVPLCSQSSDELKSNVVLHKSSVVVPSEVVPPQEKEAALCEVSAESSPKPKVEAAPEAKAEVAPQAKAEVAPNVNVEGAATVSVEAAPEVNVKAAPAPKVNIEATSKVNMEGSPKGSMEASCETEVEALLESMETSPEVSVDMSPEVSVDPSPTVSVDPSPSVSVDVSPEVSVDPSPEVSVDSSPEVSMDASPDVSMEASSEASVEASPKTSVGVSPEASVEASPEASVEASPEASVEASPEASVKVFPKESAEASPKASPEVSPETSSKVKVRDSAKKSEMDKQASNPTAKKRPSSHIPCYKWPSSPASTWRPPSPISAKQLQKNRPPSPSPVMSKLSHSSLSCKIIPVQRSLFAQNALGTLGKKREGMPKPSNNSEAVSHKQMVYEESGNKSTPGTMNAEEATKILAEKRRLAREQREKEERQQKEMEQSKLKDMAEKAIEGQQEEFLKLEDGQQQKEIKKKEYPDPEDRKVLLQKGDAKIKAQEEADKRKKEQERIMLQNLQERLERKKRIEEIMKRTRKTDSNTSKAAETFVDNTYEEDEADDEDESESDDGSSDDPHPSAFINGMDSSTKLKTHFKNMKKNTPKLVFLDATSGQVHRETKTFFNDDMKTFRQKSAKDPLAQAKGTRSSTKRMTSRAAKTRKICKLRTAQKRIDHLLWISTSSPISPSLSASNLNLAKKMIIKKRENIRQTP; encoded by the exons ATGGCGGAGCGCGCCGGCGGCAGCACATCCCTCAGGGGGCTGCGCGAACGGATGG TTGCTGCAGCTCATGCCCTTGCCGAAGAAAGACGGAATCAGAGTGGTCTCTGCTCTCTTCCATCACAGTCCTCAAATATAAGATCAACATTTAGACCAG tcatCGATGGATCCGTACTTAAAAATGATGTGAAGCAGAGATTGGCGAAGGAGcgcagagaagaaaagaagagacaacAAGAAG ccAACAAAGAAACCCAGATccttgagaaggaaagaaagacaaggatCCAATATGAGAGGCAAATGGAGGAGAAACAACGAAAgctgaaagaacaaaaagaaaaggatgagcaACGGAGAATATCTgctgaagaaaaaaggaagcaaaaactaCAGGAGGAAAGG gagaGGTTCAAAGCTGTTCTCTATCGAACATTGGAACGGAGCAGCCGTGTCGATTGTCATCAAAAAAGATGGTCTTGGGAGGGCTCTACAGCCGTGAACTCTGAGACTAAAACTG ttaataaagattctgtATCAACTGAAAAACTTGAGCAGAGGGCTTCTGGTTTACACAAACAAATGTCTTTGTCATCTGCAGGTCTTCAGAACTCTATCGCCAAGA aaaaaacagaaaagaagagaagctCGTCTTTGACTAGAAGATCTGGCAAACTGCAGGCATCTGCGGAAACTGACCACGTAGAAGAAAAACCAGGTG CTCGTCCCCCGTATACCAGTCTTCGGGAGAGTAATTTAATCACTCGCCTCCTCGTTCCTACAAAAGCATCAATAGCCAGGAGCAAAAGTGCTGCTTCTTTATCAGTCCCTGGGAAAGATACTCCAG GCACCCGCAGTACTTTAGTCCAGAATATAAACGTGCCATTGTGTAGCCAGAGCAGTGACGAATTGAAGAGTAACGTAGTGCTTCACAAGTCATCAGTAGTAGTGCCTTCCGAGGTAGTGCCTCCCCaggaaaaagaagcagcactCTGTGAGGTGAGTGCAGAATCATCACCCAAGCCAAAAGTGGAAGCTGCCCCCGAGGCAAAGGCAGAAGTTGCCCCCCAGGCAAAGGCAGAAGTGGCCCCCAATGTGAACGTGGAAGGGGCCGCCACAGTGAGTGTGGAAGCAGCCCCTGAGGTGAATGTGAAAGCAGCTCCCGCTCCCAAGGTGAATATAGAAGCAACCTCCAAGGTGAACATGGAAGGGTCCCCTAAAGGGAGCATGGAAGCATCATGTGAAACAGAAGTGGAAGCACTCCTTGAGAGCATGGAAACATCACCTGAAGTGAGTGTGGACATGTCCCCCGAGGTGAGCGTGGACCCATCCCCCACGGTGAGTGTAGACCCGTCCCCTTCGGTGAGCGTGGACGTGTCCCCTGAGGTGAGCGTGGACCCGTCCCCCGAGGTGAGCGTGGATTCATCTCCCGAGGTGAGCATGGATGCATCCCCTGATGTAAGCATGGAAGCATCATCTGAGGCAAGTGTGGAGGCATCTCCCAAGACTAGTGTGGGAGTGTCCCCCGAGGCCAGTGTGGAAGCGTCACCTGAGGCCAGTGTGGAAGCGTCACCTGAGGCCAGTGTGGAAGCGTCACCTGAGGCTAGTGTGAAAGTATTCCCCAAAGAGAGTGCGGAAGCATCCCCCAAGGCATCCCCTGAGGTGAGCCCAGAAACATCTTCAAAGGTGAAAGTGAGAGACTCTGCAAAG AAATCAGAAATGGACAAACAGGCCTCAAATCCTACTGCCAAAAAGCGCCCATCATCACACATACCATGTTATAAATGGCCATCTTCTCCTGCAAGTACATGGCGTCCACCTTCTCCTATCAGTGCAAA GCAATTGCAAAAGAATCGCCCCCCATCACCTTCACCCGTCATGTCAAAACTGTCacattcttctctttcctgtAAAATAATTCCTGTTCAGCGTAGCCTATTTGCGCAAAATGCATTAGGTACtcttggaaagaaaagagaaggaatgcCTAAACCTTCTAACAACTCTGAGGCTGTGAGCCACAAGCAGATGGTCTATGAAG AGTCTGGTAATAAAAGCACACCAGGGACTATGAATGCTGAGGAGGCAACAAAAATTTTGGCAGAAAAACGACGCCTTGCTCGTgaacaaagagagaaggaagaaaggcaacaaaaggaaatggaGCAAAG CAAATTGAAGGACATGGCAGAGAAAGCAATTGAAGGCCAACAAGAAGAGTTCTTAAAACTGGAAGATGGGCAAcagcagaaggaaataaagaaaaaagaatatccagATCCAGAAGACCGGAAAGTGCTGCTACAG AAAGGGGACGCCAAGATAAAAGCTCAGGAGGAGGCTGACAAACGCaagaaggagcaggagagaatTATGTTACAGAATTTGCAAGAgcgattagaaaggaagaag AGAATTGAGGAAATAATGAAGCGGACGAGGAAGACAGATTCAAATACATCAAAG GCTGCAGAAACATTTGTTGACAACACATACGAGGAGGACGAGGCGGATGATGAGGATGAGTCGGAAAGTGACGATGGTTCTTCTGATGACCCGCATCCATCAG CCTTTATAAATGGCATGGATTCATCCACAAAactcaaaacacattttaaaaacatgaagaagAACACTCCCAAGCTGGTGTTTTTAGATGCCACTTCTGGCCAAGTCCATAGAgagacaaaaacattttttaatgacgACATGAAAACCTTCAGACAAAAAAGTGCGAAAGACCCTTTGGCTCAGGCGAAGGGTACCAG ATCGTCCACCAAAAGAATGACCAGCCGTGCAGCAAAAACCAGAAAG ATATGTAAACTTCGCACAGCCCAGAAGAGAATTGATCATCTGCTGTGGATCTCCACTTCTAGTCCCATCTCCCCTAGTCTTTCTGCCTCTAATTTGAACCTGGCCAAGAAAATGATCatcaaaaaaagggaaaacatcaGACAGACACCTTAA
- the MAP7D3 gene encoding MAP7 domain-containing protein 3 isoform X1: protein MAERAGGSTSLRGLRERMVAAAHALAEERRNQSGLCSLPSQSSNIRSTFRPVIDGSVLKNDVKQRLAKERREEKKRQQEANKETQILEKERKTRIQYERQMEEKQRKLKEQKEKDEQRRISAEEKRKQKLQEERERFKAVLYRTLERSSRVDCHQKRWSWEGSTAVNSETKTVNKDSVSTEKLEQRASGLHKQMSLSSAGLQNSIAKKKTEKKRSSSLTRRSGKLQASAETDHVEEKPGARPPYTSLRESNLITRLLVPTKASIARSKSAASLSVPGKDTPGTRSTLVQNINVPLCSQSSDELKSNVVLHKSSVVVPSEVVPPQEKEAALCEVSAESSPKPKVEAAPEAKAEVAPQAKAEVAPNVNVEGAATVSVEAAPEVNVKAAPAPKVNIEATSKVNMEGSPKGSMEASCETEVEALLESMETSPEVSVDMSPEVSVDPSPTVSVDPSPSVSVDVSPEVSVDPSPEVSVDSSPEVSMDASPDVSMEASSEASVEASPKTSVGVSPEASVEASPEASVEASPEASVEASPEASVKVFPKESAEASPKASPEVSPETSSKVKVRDSAKKSEMDKQASNPTAKKRPSSHIPCYKWPSSPASTWRPPSPISANRQLQKNRPPSPSPVMSKLSHSSLSCKIIPVQRSLFAQNALGTLGKKREGMPKPSNNSEAVSHKQMVYEESGNKSTPGTMNAEEATKILAEKRRLAREQREKEERQQKEMEQSKLKDMAEKAIEGQQEEFLKLEDGQQQKEIKKKEYPDPEDRKVLLQKGDAKIKAQEEADKRKKEQERIMLQNLQERLERKKRIEEIMKRTRKTDSNTSKAAETFVDNTYEEDEADDEDESESDDGSSDDPHPSAFINGMDSSTKLKTHFKNMKKNTPKLVFLDATSGQVHRETKTFFNDDMKTFRQKSAKDPLAQAKGTRSSTKRMTSRAAKTRKICKLRTAQKRIDHLLWISTSSPISPSLSASNLNLAKKMIIKKRENIRQTP from the exons ATGGCGGAGCGCGCCGGCGGCAGCACATCCCTCAGGGGGCTGCGCGAACGGATGG TTGCTGCAGCTCATGCCCTTGCCGAAGAAAGACGGAATCAGAGTGGTCTCTGCTCTCTTCCATCACAGTCCTCAAATATAAGATCAACATTTAGACCAG tcatCGATGGATCCGTACTTAAAAATGATGTGAAGCAGAGATTGGCGAAGGAGcgcagagaagaaaagaagagacaacAAGAAG ccAACAAAGAAACCCAGATccttgagaaggaaagaaagacaaggatCCAATATGAGAGGCAAATGGAGGAGAAACAACGAAAgctgaaagaacaaaaagaaaaggatgagcaACGGAGAATATCTgctgaagaaaaaaggaagcaaaaactaCAGGAGGAAAGG gagaGGTTCAAAGCTGTTCTCTATCGAACATTGGAACGGAGCAGCCGTGTCGATTGTCATCAAAAAAGATGGTCTTGGGAGGGCTCTACAGCCGTGAACTCTGAGACTAAAACTG ttaataaagattctgtATCAACTGAAAAACTTGAGCAGAGGGCTTCTGGTTTACACAAACAAATGTCTTTGTCATCTGCAGGTCTTCAGAACTCTATCGCCAAGA aaaaaacagaaaagaagagaagctCGTCTTTGACTAGAAGATCTGGCAAACTGCAGGCATCTGCGGAAACTGACCACGTAGAAGAAAAACCAGGTG CTCGTCCCCCGTATACCAGTCTTCGGGAGAGTAATTTAATCACTCGCCTCCTCGTTCCTACAAAAGCATCAATAGCCAGGAGCAAAAGTGCTGCTTCTTTATCAGTCCCTGGGAAAGATACTCCAG GCACCCGCAGTACTTTAGTCCAGAATATAAACGTGCCATTGTGTAGCCAGAGCAGTGACGAATTGAAGAGTAACGTAGTGCTTCACAAGTCATCAGTAGTAGTGCCTTCCGAGGTAGTGCCTCCCCaggaaaaagaagcagcactCTGTGAGGTGAGTGCAGAATCATCACCCAAGCCAAAAGTGGAAGCTGCCCCCGAGGCAAAGGCAGAAGTTGCCCCCCAGGCAAAGGCAGAAGTGGCCCCCAATGTGAACGTGGAAGGGGCCGCCACAGTGAGTGTGGAAGCAGCCCCTGAGGTGAATGTGAAAGCAGCTCCCGCTCCCAAGGTGAATATAGAAGCAACCTCCAAGGTGAACATGGAAGGGTCCCCTAAAGGGAGCATGGAAGCATCATGTGAAACAGAAGTGGAAGCACTCCTTGAGAGCATGGAAACATCACCTGAAGTGAGTGTGGACATGTCCCCCGAGGTGAGCGTGGACCCATCCCCCACGGTGAGTGTAGACCCGTCCCCTTCGGTGAGCGTGGACGTGTCCCCTGAGGTGAGCGTGGACCCGTCCCCCGAGGTGAGCGTGGATTCATCTCCCGAGGTGAGCATGGATGCATCCCCTGATGTAAGCATGGAAGCATCATCTGAGGCAAGTGTGGAGGCATCTCCCAAGACTAGTGTGGGAGTGTCCCCCGAGGCCAGTGTGGAAGCGTCACCTGAGGCCAGTGTGGAAGCGTCACCTGAGGCCAGTGTGGAAGCGTCACCTGAGGCTAGTGTGAAAGTATTCCCCAAAGAGAGTGCGGAAGCATCCCCCAAGGCATCCCCTGAGGTGAGCCCAGAAACATCTTCAAAGGTGAAAGTGAGAGACTCTGCAAAG AAATCAGAAATGGACAAACAGGCCTCAAATCCTACTGCCAAAAAGCGCCCATCATCACACATACCATGTTATAAATGGCCATCTTCTCCTGCAAGTACATGGCGTCCACCTTCTCCTATCAGTGCAAA CAGGCAATTGCAAAAGAATCGCCCCCCATCACCTTCACCCGTCATGTCAAAACTGTCacattcttctctttcctgtAAAATAATTCCTGTTCAGCGTAGCCTATTTGCGCAAAATGCATTAGGTACtcttggaaagaaaagagaaggaatgcCTAAACCTTCTAACAACTCTGAGGCTGTGAGCCACAAGCAGATGGTCTATGAAG AGTCTGGTAATAAAAGCACACCAGGGACTATGAATGCTGAGGAGGCAACAAAAATTTTGGCAGAAAAACGACGCCTTGCTCGTgaacaaagagagaaggaagaaaggcaacaaaaggaaatggaGCAAAG CAAATTGAAGGACATGGCAGAGAAAGCAATTGAAGGCCAACAAGAAGAGTTCTTAAAACTGGAAGATGGGCAAcagcagaaggaaataaagaaaaaagaatatccagATCCAGAAGACCGGAAAGTGCTGCTACAG AAAGGGGACGCCAAGATAAAAGCTCAGGAGGAGGCTGACAAACGCaagaaggagcaggagagaatTATGTTACAGAATTTGCAAGAgcgattagaaaggaagaag AGAATTGAGGAAATAATGAAGCGGACGAGGAAGACAGATTCAAATACATCAAAG GCTGCAGAAACATTTGTTGACAACACATACGAGGAGGACGAGGCGGATGATGAGGATGAGTCGGAAAGTGACGATGGTTCTTCTGATGACCCGCATCCATCAG CCTTTATAAATGGCATGGATTCATCCACAAAactcaaaacacattttaaaaacatgaagaagAACACTCCCAAGCTGGTGTTTTTAGATGCCACTTCTGGCCAAGTCCATAGAgagacaaaaacattttttaatgacgACATGAAAACCTTCAGACAAAAAAGTGCGAAAGACCCTTTGGCTCAGGCGAAGGGTACCAG ATCGTCCACCAAAAGAATGACCAGCCGTGCAGCAAAAACCAGAAAG ATATGTAAACTTCGCACAGCCCAGAAGAGAATTGATCATCTGCTGTGGATCTCCACTTCTAGTCCCATCTCCCCTAGTCTTTCTGCCTCTAATTTGAACCTGGCCAAGAAAATGATCatcaaaaaaagggaaaacatcaGACAGACACCTTAA